In the Sandaracinus amylolyticus genome, GCGCGACGAATGCGTCGATCGACACGGCCGCGTCCGAGGCCTGCGCATCGACGCCGGCGTCGGTGCTGCTCGACGGGTCGTCGCCACAGCCGAGCAGCACCAGCACGAGCAGAGAGCAGAGTGATCGCATGCCTGTCGCTACGACGTTCGGCGCGCGATCACAAGAACGCGGCCTCGCTCAGCGAGCGCGCGCGGGCTTCGCGCGGCTGCCGGCGGACGCCGAGCCGACGAACGCCGCGAGGTGCTCGCCGGTCAGCGTCGACTTCGCCTTCACCAGGTCGGCCGGCGTGCCCTCGAACACGATGCGACCGCCGTCGTGGCCCGCCCCCGGCCCGAGGTCGATGATCCAGTCCGCGTGCGCCATCACCGCCTGATGGTGCTCGATCACAATCACCGACTTCCCCGAGTCGACGAGCCGATCGAGCAGCCCGAGCAGCTGCTGGAGATCCGCGAGGTGGAGCCCGGTCGTCGGCTCGTCGAGCACGTAGACGCCGCCGTCTTCACCCATGTGCGCCGCGAGCTTGAGCCGCTGCCGCTCGCCACCCGACAGCGTGGGGAGCGGCTGGCCGAGCCGCAGGTAGCCGAGCCCCACGTCGCTCATGCGCTGCAGGATCGCGTGCGCAGCCGGCGTGCTCGCCTTGCCCGCGCCGAAGAACGCGAGCGCTTCCTCGACCGACATGTCGAGCACCTCGGCGATGTTCTTCGCGCCGAGCTGGTACTCGAGCACCGAGGCCTGGAATCGCTTGCCCTCGCAGTCCTCGCAGACCGTGCTGACGCCGGCCATCATGCCGAGGTCCGTGTAGATCACGCCCGCGCCGTTGCAGGTCGGACAGGCACCCTCGGAGTTCGCGCTGAACAGCGCGGGCTTCACGCCGTTGGCCTTCGCGAACGCCTTTCGGATCGGCTCCAGCAGATCGGTGTAGGTCGCCGGGTTGCTCCGCCGCGAGCCGTGGATCGCGCTCTGATCGATCGACACGACTCCGTCGCGGCCCGACACCGAGCCGTGGATCAGCGAGCTCTTCCCCGACCCGGCCACGCCGGTCACGACGACGAGCACGCCGAGCGGGATGTCGACGTCGACCTTCTTGAGGTTGTGCGTGCTCGCGCCGCGCACCTTCAGCACGCCCGACGACCTCCGCACCGAAGGCTTCAGCGACGCGCGATCACTCAGGTGACGCCCGGTGAGCGTGCCGCTCTTGCGCAGCGCGTCGACCGTGCCCTCGAAGACCACCTCGCCGCCCGCGGTGCCGGCACCCGGGCCGAGGTCGACGACGTGATCGGCGATCACGATCGCCTCCGGCTTGTGCTCGACCACGAGCACGGTGTTGCCCTTGTCGCGCAGTCGCAGCAGCAGGTCGTTCATCCGCTGGATGTCGTGCGGGTGCAGACCGATCGTCGGCTCGTCGAAGACGTAGGTCACGTCGGTGAGCGACGAGCCGAGATGACGGATCATCTTCGTGCGCTGCGCTTCACCGCCCGAGAGCGTGCCCGACGGACGATCGAGGCTGAGATAGCCGAGCCCGATCTCGACGAACGAGTCGAGCGTGTGCCGCAGCGCCGCGACGAGCGGCGCGACCGACGGCTGGTCGAGGCCGCGCACCCACTCCGCGAGATCGCTGATCTGCATCGCGCACGCGTCCGCGATGTTCTTGCCCTTGATCTTCGAGGACCGCGCGGCCTCGCTGAGCCGGGTGCCGTCGCACTCGGGGCACGTGGTGAAGGTGACTGCGCGCTCCACGAACGCACGAACGTGCGGCTGCATCGAGTCGACGTCCTTCGAGAGGAAGGACTTCTGGATCTGCGGGATCAGGCCCGCGTACGTCAGGTTGATCCCGTCGACCTTGATCTTCGTCGGCTCCTTGTGGAGCAGGTCGTGGAGCTCCTTCTTGTTGAACTTCCGGATCGGCTTGTCGGGATCGAAGAAGCCGCAGCCACGGAAGATGCGGCCGTACCAGCCGTCCATGCTGTAGCCGGGGATCTTGAGCGCACCTTCGTTGAGCGACTTCGTGTCGTCGTACAGCTGGGTCAGGTCGATGTCGTTGACCTTCCCCCTGCCCTCGCAGCGCGGGCACATGCCGCCGACGCGCGTGAACGTCTCTCGCTCCGTCTTGCGGTTGCCCTTCTCGACGGTGATGACGCCGGTCGCGCGCACCGAGGGGACGTTGAACGCGTACGCGCTGGGCCCGCCGATCTGCGGCTTCGCGAGCCGGCTGAACAGGATGCGCAGCATCGCGTTCGCGTCGGTCGCGGTGCCGACCGTCGAGCGCGGATCGGCGCCCATGCGCTCCTGATCGACGATGATCGCGGTCGTCAGCCCGTCGAGCACGTCGACCTCGGGCCGCGCCAGCGTCGGCATGAACCCCTGCACGAACGCGCTGTAGGTCTCGTTGATCAGCCGCTGCGACTCCGCCGCGATCGTGCTGAACACGAGCGAGCTCTTCCCCGAGCCGGAGACACCGGTGAACACCGTGAGCCGGCGCTTCGGGATCGCGACGCTGACGTCCTTGAGGTTGTTCTCGCGCGCGCCCTGCACGCGGATGAGATCGTGGCTGTCGGCGGGGTTTCTGGACGAAGGCATGGGCTCGATGATGGCGTGGCGAGAGGTGGTTCGGCACGGCCCGTCCCTCGAGGACGAGCCGGTCGAGTCGTTCGGAGGAGACGCGCTCAGGGCTTCGCGTGCAGGCGGCGCCAGAGGACGTACGAGAGCGCCCAGAGCACACCGGTGCCCGCGGCCCAGCCCCACGCGTCGGGGCCATCGCCCACCGAGACGTGCGCGACGATCGCGGAGACGATCGTGATCGCGAATCCGGCGTAGGCCCACTCCTTGAGCCGCGAGGGCACGGGCGCCAGCAGCAGCGCGATGCCGAGGAGCTTCGCCCACGAGAGCTCCACCCGGAAGTAGTCGGGGAAGCCGAGATGCGCGAACGCGTCCGCCACCTGCGGCAGGCTCAGCTGCGCGTAGGCGGTGAAGCCCATCTGCAAGCAGAAGAGCGCGGTGACGATCCAGAACGCGACGGTCTCGAGCTTGCGCGTGGTCGGCGCGACGACGAGGGCCGGCTTCGGCAGCGTGGCTTCCATGTGCATCGCTCCTCTCAGCGCGCCTGGACCAGCTTCCAGCCGTTGCCCGCGGGATCGCGGAAGCTCGCGTCGACGCTGCCGAAGCGCTCGACGGGCTCCTGCGTGAACTCGACGCCGCGCGCCTTCATCCGATCGAACGTCGCGCGCACGTCGGCGACGACCAGCACGAGCGGGGGCATCGCGCCCTTCGCGACTGCCTCGCGCAGCGTCTGCGCGGTCGCTTCGTCGACCGTCGGCGGCCCCGGGACGAAGAGACCGAGCTGGAACGACGGCTGCTCGGGATGCTGCACCGTCAGCCACCGATAGTTGCCGTTCCTCGCGTCGGTGTGGACTCGGAATCCGACCTTCTCGGTGTAGAAGGCGAGCGCCTCGTCCTGATCGCTCACGTACAGCCCGACTACCTGAACACCCTGGCTCATGTGACCTCCGTCGTGTCGGGGTCATTCGTACCGCCCGCCTCCTGCCGTCGCTTCTCCGAAACTGCGATCGTGAGATCGGGGCGGTGCGCGGCGTGGAGGAAGCAGGCCGGCACGCTCTCGAGGTCGTGCGGGGTGGCCTTCGCGCGGCTGCGGAAGTCGCCGGGGCTCTCGTCGGTGACGTCGCGGAACGTGCGACCGAAGGTGCCGAGGCTCTTCCAGCCCGTTCGGAACGCGATCTCCGTGATCGGCAGGTCCGTGTCGCGGAGGAGCGCCTTCGCTCGCTCGATGCGCAGCGTGAGCAGGTAGCGGTGCGGCGGCACGCCGAAGGCTTCCTTGAACGACCGCGCGAAGTGGGCCTCCGAGACGCCGCTCACGCGCGCGAGCCGCGAGACGGGCCACTCCTCCTGCGAGGCAGCGTCCATGCGGTCCTTGGCGCGGAGCAGCCTCCGCAGCAGCTCCGGGTCCTGCATCGAGCCCGAACTCTACCAGAACGTGATCGACGCCCAACCCGCGCCACCTACTCGGGATTCTGGGCTCGAGCGGCGTGTACTCTCACCCATGTGCGCACTCGTGCTCTGCTCTCCGCGGTGTTCGCCGTCGCGCACGTCGGGTGTGGTGGGAACGCCTCCGTTCCGACCGCCAGCCATACGACGACCGAGCGCCCGGCGAGCGCCCCGCCGCCGCAGCTCGCTGCGCTCTGGCATCGTGTCGTCGCGGCAGAGCACGCGTGGCTGTCCCGCGACACCGTCGTCATCCATCACCGCGGCGGCGTCGTGTGGGGCCGCGATGCACGCACCGGTGCGAGCCGCTGGATCCACGGGTACGCGGAGGATCGGACCGTCGACGCCGACGACGACGCGGTGCTCGTCGCGGATCCCGGCGAGATGACGTGCCTCGACCCCCGCACCGGCGAGCCACGGTGGAGCCTGGAGCTGGAGCGTGCAGAGACGATCGACGGGCTCGCGATCGCGGGCCCCATCGCTGCGATCGCGTACCGAGCGGGACCACGCGAGGCGCTCCGCGCGACCCCGAGCCCCTCGCACGTTCGCGTGCTCGCCTTGGCCGACGGCGCGACGGTCGCCGACCACGCGTTCGCCGACGTGACGAGCGTCGAACGCGATGCCGACCGAGAGCTGGTGATCGTGCGCGGCGACCCGAGCTTCGCATGGGTGAACGACACGACGCTCGCGCCGGTCGGAGACGACGCGTGCTTCGTGACCGACGACGTCGTGCTCGCTGGTCCCGACTGCGGGCTCGTCGACGACTTCGAGTCGTCTCGACGACTCGTGGAGGCCCGATCGACGCGCGACGCGACCACGCGCTGGACACGCGCCGTGCACCGCACCTTCCCGGGCCCGGTCGTGCTCCACACGAGCGACGCGGTGCTGCTCGCTTCGGAGGACGGGGAGCTCGAGCTGGTCGATCTCGAGACCGGCGCATCGCGATGGACGCTGAGGCTCGACGAGCCCGTCCGGAGCGCGTCCGGATGGATTCCCGCAGCGGCCGAAGGCACTCATGCGGTCCTCGGGCTCCGGACCTCACCTGCGCGCCTCGTGGTGATCGATCTCGCGCGAGGTGTCGTGCTGCGTGAAGTGCTCGCGCCGAGCGAGGTCGGGTACCTGCAGCTCTCCGGAGGGCTCTTATTGTCGTTCACCGACGCCGAGCTCTGGGTCGCCGAGCTCGACTGAGCGCCGCCGTCGACGCGCTCGATCAGTCGTGGAGCCGTCCCTCGAGGACGAGCGCCCACGCGAGGCACACGAACGACGCGACGTTCGCGACGGCGCGCGCGAGGTTCCACCGGACCCACGGAGCCTCGAACGCGCGACGCACCGCGGCGAGGTCGGGGATGCGATCGACGGGACCGGCCGCCGCGAGTCGATCGTTGAGCGGGACGTTGAAGGCGATCGTGATGACGAGCACCAGCGCGTACAGCACTGCCGCGGCCACGATCCACGGCAGGACCGCGCGCGCGTCGGGACCGCGATGCATCACCGCGGCGGCGATCGTGAGCACCATCGATCCGCCG is a window encoding:
- a CDS encoding ATP-binding cassette domain-containing protein; the protein is MPSSRNPADSHDLIRVQGARENNLKDVSVAIPKRRLTVFTGVSGSGKSSLVFSTIAAESQRLINETYSAFVQGFMPTLARPEVDVLDGLTTAIIVDQERMGADPRSTVGTATDANAMLRILFSRLAKPQIGGPSAYAFNVPSVRATGVITVEKGNRKTERETFTRVGGMCPRCEGRGKVNDIDLTQLYDDTKSLNEGALKIPGYSMDGWYGRIFRGCGFFDPDKPIRKFNKKELHDLLHKEPTKIKVDGINLTYAGLIPQIQKSFLSKDVDSMQPHVRAFVERAVTFTTCPECDGTRLSEAARSSKIKGKNIADACAMQISDLAEWVRGLDQPSVAPLVAALRHTLDSFVEIGLGYLSLDRPSGTLSGGEAQRTKMIRHLGSSLTDVTYVFDEPTIGLHPHDIQRMNDLLLRLRDKGNTVLVVEHKPEAIVIADHVVDLGPGAGTAGGEVVFEGTVDALRKSGTLTGRHLSDRASLKPSVRRSSGVLKVRGASTHNLKKVDVDIPLGVLVVVTGVAGSGKSSLIHGSVSGRDGVVSIDQSAIHGSRRSNPATYTDLLEPIRKAFAKANGVKPALFSANSEGACPTCNGAGVIYTDLGMMAGVSTVCEDCEGKRFQASVLEYQLGAKNIAEVLDMSVEEALAFFGAGKASTPAAHAILQRMSDVGLGYLRLGQPLPTLSGGERQRLKLAAHMGEDGGVYVLDEPTTGLHLADLQQLLGLLDRLVDSGKSVIVIEHHQAVMAHADWIIDLGPGAGHDGGRIVFEGTPADLVKAKSTLTGEHLAAFVGSASAGSRAKPARAR
- a CDS encoding DoxX family protein, giving the protein MEATLPKPALVVAPTTRKLETVAFWIVTALFCLQMGFTAYAQLSLPQVADAFAHLGFPDYFRVELSWAKLLGIALLLAPVPSRLKEWAYAGFAITIVSAIVAHVSVGDGPDAWGWAAGTGVLWALSYVLWRRLHAKP
- a CDS encoding VOC family protein → MSQGVQVVGLYVSDQDEALAFYTEKVGFRVHTDARNGNYRWLTVQHPEQPSFQLGLFVPGPPTVDEATAQTLREAVAKGAMPPLVLVVADVRATFDRMKARGVEFTQEPVERFGSVDASFRDPAGNGWKLVQAR
- a CDS encoding helix-turn-helix domain-containing protein encodes the protein MQDPELLRRLLRAKDRMDAASQEEWPVSRLARVSGVSEAHFARSFKEAFGVPPHRYLLTLRIERAKALLRDTDLPITEIAFRTGWKSLGTFGRTFRDVTDESPGDFRSRAKATPHDLESVPACFLHAAHRPDLTIAVSEKRRQEAGGTNDPDTTEVT
- a CDS encoding PQQ-like beta-propeller repeat protein, which encodes MFAVAHVGCGGNASVPTASHTTTERPASAPPPQLAALWHRVVAAEHAWLSRDTVVIHHRGGVVWGRDARTGASRWIHGYAEDRTVDADDDAVLVADPGEMTCLDPRTGEPRWSLELERAETIDGLAIAGPIAAIAYRAGPREALRATPSPSHVRVLALADGATVADHAFADVTSVERDADRELVIVRGDPSFAWVNDTTLAPVGDDACFVTDDVVLAGPDCGLVDDFESSRRLVEARSTRDATTRWTRAVHRTFPGPVVLHTSDAVLLASEDGELELVDLETGASRWTLRLDEPVRSASGWIPAAAEGTHAVLGLRTSPARLVVIDLARGVVLREVLAPSEVGYLQLSGGLLLSFTDAELWVAELD
- a CDS encoding DUF1772 domain-containing protein; translated protein: MPGLRTFVLLAATTATGLAAGLFYGYVCSVMPGLARADDRTFVSTMQEINVAILNGWFALSFGGSMVLTIAAAVMHRGPDARAVLPWIVAAAVLYALVLVITIAFNVPLNDRLAAAGPVDRIPDLAAVRRAFEAPWVRWNLARAVANVASFVCLAWALVLEGRLHD